ATATTAAAATAGACAACAAATTTGCTTTCTTCAGAATATCAGTCACCTTTTTATCACTAACTGGAAGATTACTCAGTATGCCAAGAGCTGCAGCCTTTTCACtatctgatgatgatgatgagacaaTATTAACAATGTGAATAAGATGAGCTTCATCAAGATGTTCACTCAACTCATCTGTAAGATCTTTGGAAAGAGTATAGAGCAAATTAAGGGCCTTGCTTCTTGTTGTAGTGTTAGTTTCCTTCAGAAAAGGCAAAATTAGCTGAAGTGctcctttttctttcatttttcttctcacTTTAGATGCGCGAGGATGCGCAGCGATGCTACTTAGAGCTTCCAAGAGATGGCCTTGAATTATTGGGCTGGAAAGGTTCAAGAGTGAGAGCATCTGCTGAGCAACATCCTGATTAACAATAATAGATTCCGACTGAGCAATTCTTGCAAGAATAGCAGATGCTGGCTCCCTAAGAGTCATTAGCACAGATGTTACTGAAAAAAGAAGCTGCAGCAATGATCCTGCAATCCCAGACCTGATTAGAAGTTGCACATTTTCTGTCACACTGGAAAGATTTTGCAGGGCATTTAGAGCAGACAACTTGGACTCAAGTTTGCCAGTGTGAAACATGTTGACAAGGGGCTCGATTGCCCCATCTTCGCCGAGGGAAAGTTTGCTGTGATCTGTTAGCACCAACCTAGAAAGTGCTGTTGCCATAAGGATCTTGTTCATGTCAGAGCCTGCAATAAcatgatttttaaataattatatatataacaaagaGTTGTGTACTGATTAAAACAGATGTATAAAATTCAGTTATGGGAAGTTCTAAATCACCTTTCTTCAAATACTGCACTAGAGGCTTAAAGTAACCAGCCTCAGCCATGTGAAGTGCATTTTGAGTATTACTGGACAACATATCCAACAACTTGGCTGCACCTTGCGAAGCAATGGGGTCGCTTCCATTAAGGATAGAGACTAACATTACAATGCACCCCTGAATTCTTCCAATTTGCCGTCGAACTGCAGGAAGATCAGAGAGTTCTAGCAGCAGTCCCACTGCTTCCCTCCTCTCTTCTGCATCTCTTGTTAGAGACTTCACCACTGCTGATAAAAACTCGGTTTCTGCCATCTTCTCCTGCACAGTACTATTACATAAGATAACTAAgtaattaacaacaacaaatacaGTCAATTTCACAAGAAATGTTGCCTTATTTTCAGAATTCTACCTTTGTGTCATCATTTCCCGAAGCCATATTTCGTAACAATTGAATGATGTTAAGTCTATTGTCTGCCTTACACGAACGCAGTCTATTTAACAGAACAGCAACAACAGCTTCCTCATTAACCAAACAACTTTCCAGCTTCTCATCCCTGATGAACTCCTTTAGTCTCCAAAGAGCAACTGCAAATTCTTCATCATTACCATTCTTAAGTTGCAATACAACATCTTCTATAGTAACATTGACTATTTCCTCTTCTATTTCCCCTCCACCATACACATCATTTGCAAACTCTAATGATACTGGACTTGAAGATAGGCTCATGTTCCCACCAAATCTTGCATTCATAAACTGTTTTTGCAATGTACCAACCTTTTCTCTAAAATCTGTGGACAATTCAAGGAGCAATAGGCCTAGTGATCGACCAATATCATGTGTTGTGTCCTCAATATGTTTGCTAGGGTCTTTCAAGCTAGAACTTTTTTTCAAAGCTTTAGCACGGCTAAGCGAAGTTTCAATCGATTCCAAAGATTTTCTGATGGATGGCTTGTTTTCTATAACTGTGATTTTGTCACTCAAATCACTGAAAATTGGTGCCAATTTCTCAACCAACATGGCAAACTCGGTAAAAGCATCTATCTCAACTTCAGGATTCATAGCAAATGAAGCAACCTCATCAACCAGAGCTACTAGCTCTGACATGAACTCAGAAAAGCTTCTCTTTTCCATAATCATATTCATGAAAAACTGGATTTTttgaaggaaaaaagaaaagaaaagaataatcaGTTACACAATTAGTAAACTGTAACTGGGAAACACATGATAAAGGAATTAACTTTATAAGAAACTAATGGGAAATTGAGAGCAAAACATAAGGGAAAATCAATCACACAGAGAAATTCAAGAAATTCCAGAGGGAAATTGAATTGAACCTGTTGAGAAAATGCAAGGGATGACTAAGAAAACTGAGTAAACACCTAGAAGTTGAGCTTAGACTTCCACATGTTAAAAGCTGAGAACTTTTCGAGAAATCCAAACCAACAAGCAAAGAATAAGACCACCCCACTTCTTAAATCTTCTTATTCTCACTATTGAAGTTGATACAGAAGGTAAAACAAGGGGTTGAAATTTGAGGTATGAATTATAATAAGAACAAGTCATTGTTTGATAGGAACTACCCATTAAATGTAAGATTGTATTATATGGTTGTCTTGTTATAATCTTCATGGACCTCACGCTgatgaaatcaaagaaaaaaagacCAAGTCAAAATCTTGTAATAAAGTCTCCTCTAAACTTTTATTttgtcctttttttattttttatatctttggGTTAAGCTTTGTTATTTACTCCAGTTTGCTTGGAagcatttatattttgttttcagtttacAGTTCCATAGTTCCATGTTTCAAACAGGTCATTTATAAAATGATTTGCTGTATTTTCATTCCTTAGTCAAACTTCAACTCACCTGAGACGGCTATTTCCCCATGAAACTCATGTTTGAATTTGTTAAAGTTAAtgtaaaaataacaattaagaaaggcactttttttccttttggggAATGATAATCTAGAAGAACTTTAGTTATTTGTACTATTCTGAACATATAATGATATAATACAAGTCTAAAGTGTTTCATTTCCTTTAGTAGGAAGAATATTCATTTCTTATTCTTTGTAGTACAAATTGGAATATCATGCTTCCAGCTTTTAACACTAGTATTTCaattctattataaaaaatttgattaattttgattaatttatagCAACATATGTGCAACCTGGCATTATACACGTTCTTAAGAGGCTAGCtatttattctcttttttttttcttttctttcccccCTTATTCAGCCTATGCAGACTTATTCTAATTCTGGTAAACAACGAAGggggaaaaaaaggaaaattctgtttttttattttttaaaattgtagcAAATAGTAGAATGTAAAATTGGAGAAGTAAGATATGGAGGATAAGAAAGGTGAAGTgacatatgataaaaaaactattattttcaatttttgtttctttagtTACAATTTATGTACAAGTATCAGCAATTAGTTATTTTCCATGACTAGTAACTGAAGATATTGAGAAGGGAAACTCTAGTTCTAATTAGTTGCCTCGAAAGGCGTTCCGCGCCTGCTTCTAGATCCTGAATGCACATCACTAAATTTTCCATGTGGCTGTGAAGATTCTCAATTGAGCGAGGCTTGTGATTCATGAGAATCTTCAAAGTTGCATCAACCTTTTCAAATTCATTTGTGTCACATGATTCAACTCTATTAGACTTCAACAATTTGGGCATCACTTTCCACTTTCCCTGGCTTTCTTGTTCCTTTGGACCATTGATGAACAACAACAAAGATTCCAATGAGTTCAATGTGACTAATTCTGCTTCTTCTAAGATGGCTAAAGTCGCGTTGTCTTTGCTTGAGGAAGAAGCAACCATAATATCCTTCTTGAATCCTTTCATGTTTGTCAAGGCTTTCTGAATTATTGCCTTCTTGATCTGTTTCCTTGATGCAATGTATTTTCCAACCTCAATTGAGATTCCATTTTTGGCTTTACTTCGCCTGCGAATAACTGACTCGAGCTCACACACGCTTTCCCTTGATTGCACTAGCCAATCTTGAACCATACTAAATATTTCCAAGAGCCTTAGAGATCCATCTAATAGTTCATGGATGCATTCTCCTGCCAAATCTTGTTGTGAGTTTGGTAATTGGAGCAGATTGTTAATGCACTCATGCAGATCTTGCAAGATATCAAGATTCTTGATTATCcaagatgatgaagaacaagAGGTGACCTCAGAGTCCTTCAATCTCCGGCAATGCTCCTCACATTGCGATCCAAAAGGGTGTTGCGCCGATGGCAGGCTGTTGCTGCGAAGATGAAGAGAGATCTTTGTGtttgtttcaaaaattgccaTTTTTTTCATGTGATCAATAGCACAAGTTGTTGTTCTAAACACACAATATCTGACATCTATATATAGCAAAATTGTTGAGGAGACAAGaagaatatttttctttttaaatatcacAAAGACTCACAAACTTTGACCTTATAATCTTGAAGCTACCACAGCATTGTTTGGTAAATGCTTCCTACAAGCCAAGCTTCACAACTCATCCCtcatcaattaataattttttgatgTTTATCTAAAATGCATGCAGGTGAAGATACTAACCATCAAGTGGATAGTTTATAATAGTGTCTATTATTAACTCATTTAAAGTGggataaaatatttattgattttatgcATGCGTGTTAGaaaacataatattttattagcaTACTACAATATTTGCAAGTTGTGTTTAGACCCATCTGGTTTGGCAGATTATGAGgagattcagaagatgaagaggacaaCCACCACAATGGAGTGTAAAGCGTGTGTAGGTGTAGGTGTCCCCTAgagttattattattcaatcttCAGACTTACATTACACAAGGtttatagcgcacaacttcTATTTCAGCTCACAGGAAATATATTTAGAGCAATCACTGGCTAAAAGATTTAGTAACAAAATGCCATGAAAACAATTGGTAACgacattgacataatcaaaattgtcttaaaaatttaatttttaaaaaataaaatgaaacatTTTTTCCATAAAATACTATAGGGAGCAGAATCCATATTTAAATGTCTAAATTTGTGTAGCATAGACGTCACTGTCATCATGGccaaaatatgattaaaaaaaatactacgtATACACAATTAACCATAtccatttatatataaatacatgtgcttttttaacataatatcaatatatattttgtatttcaatgTGTCAGACATGAGTAACTAATTTGATATCTGATTTTTAGAGTACTTGTTGCATAATTAATTTACAGAAAAGACTGAGAAATCTGCAGCGCTGAACCAATAGAAGTTGATTGTAAATTAGGATTCAGCTTAAATATATAATCACCACATTAGAAATACAACTAAAAAAAGAGTCAAAATAAGATCATTAAAATACCAAAAATGATGAAACATAGAAGTCAAATACATTATAAATTACACAAAATAATCTCAGCACAAGGATTCAGCAATAGTCTAGTATTGAAACAATCTAGCCAGAAGTACATCAAAAACTGGAGGGGAAAAAAAACATTTCATTAATCTTGCAAAAACTATATCTAGGTGTTTGTTGCTCTTGTGTAAATCTGCTGACTTGCGTGCGCGGAGACCAGTCTAATTGACCCTCTAGCCATCAACTCTCTTATAGCCCTCCTTGCAAGCGATCCATTAATCTGTAACAAAGAAAGGAAGATGATGACTCTTTTGGGAAGAATAAAACATTACTCATAGTCATAGAGTGCTTCATGAGAATCATATATCTTATTGTGCTAAGTGCAAGCAGGAAGTGTGCTGCAAAAGCTACACTTAGAACGCCTCCGACAGAAAAGGATAATGAAGTCATGATCGTAACTGTCAGAAAGAGATCATCAAGAAAGACGGGCCTTCAATTGTACATATAATTGCGAACTTTAAGCTTAGAGGTGAAGGAAATGTAACCAGAAACCAATATGGTTTTTCTAAAACAAATAAATGCTGAGGCCTCATCACCTTTACAAACTAGTGGTTTGGCAAATCATATCTACATGACGGGATaactttattaacaatcaaCCGAGAAGAAAATAGTTGTAAAATTCACAAATGAAGGCTGATGTTAGAGACAAAGAGTGGAGTATTGACAACCATAAATAGAAGACAAAATCAACAGTGTAGATAATGGATAAGATATAACAAGAGCATAACAAGTAACACAAGCCACAAAAACAAtataacagaaaaaaatatatgtgcACAAAACTATAAACACAAAAGAGGGCACACAAAGCCTTTTAGAATTAGCCCCAAATAATGCAGCAGCAGAGCAGGACTGCAGGAACATATATGCAAACAGGATAAAGAGTTGAATTTATCCTAAGCTTACAAACTTAGAATGTCAatagaattaaaaacaaattcaaagaCACTTCAAAAAGCAGTGACTCCAATCCTAATCACAACCTAAATCTCAGATCCTGCTATAAACA
The genomic region above belongs to Arachis duranensis cultivar V14167 chromosome 3, aradu.V14167.gnm2.J7QH, whole genome shotgun sequence and contains:
- the LOC107476655 gene encoding U-box domain-containing protein 44, yielding MNMIMEKRSFSEFMSELVALVDEVASFAMNPEVEIDAFTEFAMLVEKLAPIFSDLSDKITVIENKPSIRKSLESIETSLSRAKALKKSSSLKDPSKHIEDTTHDIGRSLGLLLLELSTDFREKVGTLQKQFMNARFGGNMSLSSSPVSLEFANDVYGGGEIEEEIVNVTIEDVVLQLKNGNDEEFAVALWRLKEFIRDEKLESCLVNEEAVVAVLLNRLRSCKADNRLNIIQLLRNMASGNDDTKEKMAETEFLSAVVKSLTRDAEERREAVGLLLELSDLPAVRRQIGRIQGCIVMLVSILNGSDPIASQGAAKLLDMLSSNTQNALHMAEAGYFKPLVQYLKKGSDMNKILMATALSRLVLTDHSKLSLGEDGAIEPLVNMFHTGKLESKLSALNALQNLSSVTENVQLLIRSGIAGSLLQLLFSVTSVLMTLREPASAILARIAQSESIIVNQDVAQQMLSLLNLSSPIIQGHLLEALSSIAAHPRASKVRRKMKEKGALQLILPFLKETNTTTRSKALNLLYTLSKDLTDELSEHLDEAHLIHIVNIVSSSSSDSEKAAALGILSNLPVSDKKVTDILKKANLLSILISNMASSTGSNSPVTRTLAEIVACVIVRFTNPSDKKLQLYSAEQGVIPLLVKLLSSGSSIAKFRAATALAQLSQNSLSLRRSRKSKWFCVNPSVEAYCEVHDGYCYVNSTFCLVKAGAVPALIKILEDKEWEAVEAALIALSTLLQDEICEGGINWIAKNSGVQAIIKILEAGDVKVQEKALWMLDRIFRIEEHRVKYGESAQVFLIDLAQTCDSRLKSTVAKVLAELELLQVQSSYF
- the LOC127739609 gene encoding uncharacterized protein LOC127739609; this translates as MAIFETNTKISLHLRSNSLPSAQHPFGSQCEEHCRRLKDSEVTSCSSSSWIIKNLDILQDLHECINNLLQLPNSQQDLAGECIHELLDGSLRLLEIFSMVQDWLVQSRESVCELESVIRRRSKAKNGISIEVGKYIASRKQIKKAIIQKALTNMKGFKKDIMVASSSSKDNATLAILEEAELVTLNSLESLLLFINGPKEQESQGKWKVMPKLLKSNRVESCDTNEFEKVDATLKILMNHKPRSIENLHSHMENLVMCIQDLEAGAERLSRQLIRTRVSLLNIFSY